One Phragmites australis chromosome 23, lpPhrAust1.1, whole genome shotgun sequence DNA window includes the following coding sequences:
- the LOC133906797 gene encoding uncharacterized protein LOC133906797, which produces MLRHKGHRGHRACWSDSDGPQSKFVKYDSESVEDFTKDGRNYFESVFRVRRSVVFLAATTEGRHMFCSGTMVDHVGNETWILTSATLVRKPGTQFEAYKQGAIKIEVVLHNEQTVEGSLAMCNLHYNVAIVTIKSSESRIYLPVVELSDLPERYSLQPRPVVALGRDIDSKAFLMRHGYLVRKKSELDCNELLVCTCDVSQHSWYFISNMENKVKYEHVILVIV; this is translated from the exons ATGCTACGACACAAGGGACATCGAG GTCATAGAGCATGTTGGTCGGATTCCGATGGTCCCCAATCCAAATTTGTCAAGTATGATTCTGAAAGTGTGGAGGATTTTACCAAAGACGGACGGAATTACTTTGAATCGGTGTTCAGAGTCCGCAGATCTGTTGTATTCCTTGCCGCTACTACTG AGGGAAGGCATATGTTTTGCTCAGGAACAATGGTTGATCATGTGGGCAATGAAACGTGGATACTTACCTCTGCTACTTTGGTTAGAAAACCAGGCACTCAGTTTGAGGCCTACAAACAAGGCGCCATTAAG ATCGAAGTGGTTCTGCACAATGAACAAACTGTTGAAGGGTCCCTAGCAATGTGTAATTTGCATTATAATGTTGCCATTGTGACTATTAAGTCTTCGGAGTCTCGGATATATCTTCCTGTGGTGGAACTCAGTGACCTCCCAGAACGTTATTCCTTGCAGCCTAGGCCTGTAGTTGCTCTAGGTCGGGACATCGACTCAAAAGCTTTTCTGATGAGGCATGGCTATCTGGTCCGTAAAAAGAGCGAGTTAGACTGCAATGAGCTCTTGGTCTGTACGTGTGATGTCAGTCAG CATTCCTGGTACTTCATTTCAAACATGGAAAACAAAGTTAAATATGAGCATGTCATATTAGTTATAGTGTGA